In Symphalangus syndactylus isolate Jambi chromosome 9, NHGRI_mSymSyn1-v2.1_pri, whole genome shotgun sequence, the genomic stretch CGGCTCTTTCCCTTTCACTGCCTGCATTTAGGCTCAGGAGACCCTGGAGGCCATACTTCCTGGACAGTAGAAACCCAAGGAGATCCAACAGGCATGAGGATTTTTGTGTACCCCTAAGGAAGTAGCCAGAGAACCAGGTGCTGGTGatttggggtggggtaggggctgCATCAGGCTCAGCTGTCCCTGGACCCAGGGCCTTGGgccaggaagggaggggagggacccAATCCAGCAATAGGAGCCCGTAGGATGGCAGAGCACAGGAGGCTCTGAAGCTCTAAGGGGTCGGGCTGGGGTGGGCTGCCTATGGGGGAAATGGTATCCACCAAGGCCACAGCCAGGAGAAAAGGTTGATACAGCCCCAAAAGCCatagggaagagggagagggcagGTCCCTTGAATCTTAATTTCcccttgacctttttttttttttttttttttttttgagacagcatctctgtcacccaggctggagtggagtggcccgagctcggctcactgcaacctccacctcctgggttcaagcaattctcctgcctcagcctcccaagtagtgattacaggcacctgtcaccatgcccagctaatttttgtatttttagtagagacagggtttcaccatgttggccaggctggtctctaactcctgacctcaggtgatccacccacctcggcctcccaaagtactgggattacaggtatgagccaccatgcccagccctctttgCCTTTCCATACTATTCCTGGAAGAGCCAAGGTATACAGGCTGTCCCACTGGCTCTGCCCTAGAACCTAGGTGGGCAGCCAGGTCAGGGGTCATGTCTGAGCCCTGGGACTTTGGGGGCTGTCCTAGGCTAAGGAGAAAGAGGGGAGGCTCAGAGCTTGCTTGGATGAGCTTTGAGAATGTgtttgtggctgggtgcagtggtcctgtaatcccagcactctgggaggctgaagtgggaggatggcttgagcctaggagttggagaccaacctggacaacatggtgagaccctgtctctaccaaaagtacaaaaaattagctgggcatgatggtgcacacctgtagtcccagctactcagaaggctgaggcaggaggatcacttgaactcaggagttggaggccgcagtgagttatgatcactccactccactcccagtaagactgtctctcaaaaaaaaaaaaaaaaaaaaagatgttctggaagactctgcccctcctctgtcttgtttttttttgttgttttttgtttgtttttttgagatggagaatcactctgtcacccaggctggagtgcagtggtgtgatctcggttcactgcaacctccgcctctcaggttcaatcCAATTCTCCCAAGTAGTAGGggttacagatgtgtaccaccgcacctggctaatttctgtttttagtagagactgggcttcgccatgttggccatggtttgccaggctggtctcgaactcctgaactcaggtgatctgcaggcctcagcctcccgaagtgtgggattacaggtatcctcAGTCTTGTTAATTACACTGAGGTTTGCTGTGTACAGCGAGATCAGGATGAGGGTGGTGACGTGGTGATCATGGGGACCCATGCTTCTGCTCAGGGGGTTGGCAGAAGCCAGCAAGGCTTGGGGTTTCCCTGTTTGGAGCTCTCCAAGTTGAGAGTGCAGAGGAGTGTGAGATGCGTGTGAAAATGCAAACTTAGCTCTCCCTGGCTGGAGGCTGGCATTGGGTGAGTCTCTGGTAGGACCAGGCCacgtatacttttttttttttttttttttgagacggagtctcgctctgtcacccaggctgaagtgcagtatctcagtcttggctcactgcaagctccgcctcccgggttcacggcattctcctgcctcagcctccagcgtagctgggactacaggcgcctgccacgacgcctggctaatttttttgtgtttttagtagagacggggtttcaccgtgttagccaggatggtcttaatctcctgacctcgtgatctgcccgccttggcctcccaaagtgctgcaattacaggcgtgagccaccgcgcccggccatgtatactttttaagcttttttattcttgaaaagtttaggctgggcgcggtggctcacgcctgtaatcccagcactttgggaggccgaggcaggtggatcacgaggtcaggagatcgagaccattctggctaacacggtgaaaccccatctctactaaaaaaaaaacaaaaagaaattagccgggtgtgttggcgggcgcctgtagtcccaactacacgggaggctgaggcaggagaatggcgtggacccgggaggcggagcttgcagtgagcgcttgcagtgagcagagatggcgccgctgcactccagcctgggcgacagagcgagactccgtttcaaaaaaaaaaagaaaagttcaaagaTACATAAAGCTAGACTATGCAGGATAATGAGCCCCCACATACTCCCCATCTCTCGTCTGTAATTATCAGCTCGTGGCTACCTCTACCTCTCCCCTCTACCTCTTGTCTCATCTCTACCTCTCCCCCTGACCCCTGCCTCTGGGTCAGTTTGCAGCAAATCCCAAATGCCTATATCATTTATCCTAAATATCCCATAAATATTCCACTATACTTACAACACAAATGCAatatgtttttggtttgtttgtttttgtaaagatggggatttcaccatgttgcccaggctggtctcaaacccctgaactcaagtgattctcccacctcagcctcccaagtagctgggattacaggcatgtgccactgtgcccagccaagtgcAGTATCACACCTTTACAAAATTAATAATTCCAATCATCCTATAGTTGATTACTGTTCAAATTTCCAATTGCCTCATAAAAAGATCATTtcttaacattttgttttgttgcaattggttGCTGTAAGTCACCTAAATATCTTGtctcttttttatactttttattgtagtaaaatagctataacataaaatttgccattttaaccatcttAAGTGTTTAACTCAGTGGTATTAATTACATTCGCAATGTGTAGCCATCACCACTATTTAGTTCAAAAATCTCAAGtctcctttattttccttttttttttttaaattttagggactaggttttgctatgttgcccaggctggccttaaactcctggcctcaaggtgatccttctgccttggcctctcgagtagctgggacttcaggtgtgcaccatcacacccagcttcaagtctcttttaattattataaagttctggccatgcacagtggctcacaactgtaatctcagcactttgggaggccaaggcggtcagatcacctgaggtcaggagttcgagaccagtctggccaacatggagaaactccgtctctactaagaatacaagaattagccgggcatggtggcacacgcctgtagtcccagctactcgggaggctgaggcaggagaattgcttgaacctgggaggcagaggttgcagtgaaccaagatcgagccatttgcactccagcctgggcaacagagtgagactttgtctcaaaaaaaaaaaaaaggccgggcgcggtggcctcacacttgtaatcccagcactttgggaggccgaggtgggcggatcacgaggtcaggagatcgagaccacggtgaaaccccatctctactaaaaatacaaaaaaaattagccgggcatggtggcgggcgcctgtagtcccagctactcggagaggctgaggcaggagaatggcgtgaacccgggaggcggagcttgcagtgagccgagattgcgccactgcactccagcctgggtgacagagcgagactccgtctcaaagaaaaaaaaaaaaaaactataaaattccccTTCATCTGAAAattgaaagtgatttttaaacAACCTATTTGAGCTCTGAGGTGGATGTCTAAGTTCCAAGCCCACTCCTCCCTTCTGGGGGTCCCAGTTTCATGatctcttcttccctttccttcctggtagcttaaaaaaaatagagataacaGGATAAAGGTGAGGAACGaaggaatgaatggatgcagGCAGAAGTGAAAACAGCACCCACCTGGAGGGCTAGAACCATCTGGAGGGCTGGGACCACCTGGAGACGCCCTGTGTCTATGAGCTGCTGTTGTGAGGAGCCTGGAGCCAGTGGACACTGGGAGGGAGGAGGCTTTAGAGTGGGGGGCAGCCAGGGGAGGAAGGAGGTTGGCTGAGCCAGGTCTGGGGGCCTCAGGGACTTCTGTGTCCTCATAACGCACAAAGGCCCTGCCCACCCTGCCCCGGGGCGGCCCACAGTAGCAGCGGCTGGTGGTCCCTGCAGCCGGTCAGCCCCAAGAGCGGGCACAACGTGTGGCTTGGTTACCACAGGGCCGGAAGAGAGGGACAGGGGCC encodes the following:
- the LOC129489715 gene encoding LOW QUALITY PROTEIN: uncharacterized protein (The sequence of the model RefSeq protein was modified relative to this genomic sequence to represent the inferred CDS: substituted 1 base at 1 genomic stop codon); translated protein: MRQEVEGRGRGSHELIITDERWGVCGGSLSCIVXLYVSLNFSKKKKKKKYTWPGPTRDSPNASLQPGRAKFAFSHASHTPLHSQLGELQTGKPQALLASANPLSRSMGPHDHHVTTLILISLETPFPGLLSSRCFSLTLTLQLDHSPLGNGHLPRHWRYR